CAGGCCGGGGAGCCGGTCCAGCAGCAGCGGGAAGGCGAGCTGCGCCTCCAGCCGCGCCAGCGGCGCGCCCAGGCAGTAGTGCGGCCCCGCGCCGAACGACAGCGACGGCACGCCCGCCCGCTCCGGCAGGAAGCGGTGCGGTTCGGCGAACCGGCGCGGATCGCGCCCCGCCGCCGCGAGCACGACCAGCAGTTCGGTGCCGGCGGGCACGGCGACTCCGGCCAGTTCCGCGTCCTGCGCGGCGTACCGCGAGGTCACCTGCACGGGCGGGTCGTAGCGCAGCATCTCCTCGACGTACGCGTCCACCAGCTCCGGCCGGGCGCGCAGCCGCGCGGCGTGCTCAGGCTGGTCGAGCAGCACGGCCAGGCCATTGCCGAGCAGGTTGGTGGTGGTCTCGAAGCCCGCGATGAGCAGCAGGACCAGGTGCGCGACCAGCTCGGCGCCGCCGGCCTCCCCTGCCGCCCCCGCCGCCAGCAGGTCGCTGATCATGTCGTCGCCGGGCTCGCGCTGCCGTCGCGCGAGCAGCTCGACGAAGTACTCCCCCAGCTCGTCGCTGGCGGCGTCGGCACGGGCCAGCTCGTCCGGGTCGCCCGCGAACACCTCCAGCGCCAGGGTCAGGTCGTGCGCGCGCGGCCGGAACCAGTCCCGGTCGGCGTCGGGCACCCCGAGCAGCGCGCAGATCACCGAGACGGGCAGCGGGTACGCCACCGCGTCCATGAAGTCGGCCGGCTCCCCTGCGGCGGCCAGCGGCGCGATGAGGCCCTCCGCGAGCGCCGTCACATCGGCGCGCAGCGCGGCCACCCGGCGCGGGGTGAACGCGGACCCGGCCAGCCGCCGCAGCCTGGTGTGGTCGGGCGCGTTGCGCCACAGCATGGTGCGGCTGAGCCAGCGCCAGGAGGCGACGGAGCGCCAGCCGGGCAGGGAGCCGTCGAGCGCGGCCTCGTCGGTGACCCGGAACCCGGCGCCGCGCAGCACCTGGTCGGCCTCGGCGTATCCGGTGACCACGGCGAAGCCCTCGCCGAGCGGCAGCACCGGGCCGGCGGCCCGCAGCCGCTCGTACAGCGGGTAGGGGTCGGCCCGGCCCTCGGCCGTGGCCAGTGTCTGCATCGCCGCCAGCGCGTCCTGCACGGTCACACCCCCGTCCTGTCGGGAAGCGTACGACGGAGGGGCACCCGCCACATGGCAGGTGCCCCTCCGTCGGTGACCGGCGCGCGGTCAGTGCTTGCCGGTGGTGATCTCCTCGCGCTGCTCGGGCTGCTGCGCCGGGGGCGCGGGCTGCTCGATCGGGCGGAAGAAGCCGCGGACCGCCGGGCCGAGCGCGCCGAGGCGGTTCATCTTCTTCGGCACCGTCCAGCCGACGTACGGCAGGTCGGTGTGGCCGTGCGCGTCCGGCTCGACGAGCGGCTGGTGCACCTCGACGAAGCGGCCGTCGGGCAGGCGCTTGATGATGCCGGTCTCGACGCCGTGCGCCAGCACCTCGCGGTCGTGCTGCTGGAGGCCCAGCGACAGGCGGCGCGCGAAGTAGTACGCCAGCGGCGGCAGCACCAGCAGGCCGACCCGGCCTGCCCAGGTCATCGCGTTCAGGCTGATGTGGAACTTGTCGGCGACGATGTCGTTGCCACCGGAGATCGTCAGCACCATGTAGAACGCGAAGGCCATGGCCGCCAGACCGGTGCGGTCCGGCACGTCACGCGGACGCTGCAGCAGGTTGTGCGAGGCGTAGTCCTTCTTCCAGCGCCGCTCGATCCACGGGTACGCCATGGGCAGGATCGTCAGGATGCCGGGCAGCACCACCGTCGGCCAGAACAGCGGCGGGATGTTGTACCCGAACACCCGGATGTCCCAGGCGGGCATGAGGCGGGTCGAGCCGTCGAGGAACATGACGTACCAGTCGGGCTGGCTGCCCGCCGAGACGACGGCGGCTTCATACGGGCCGAACAGCCAGATCGGGTTGATCTGGAAGAGGCCGCCCATCAGCGCGATCACCGCGAAGACGAGCATGAAGAAGCCGGCCTGCTTGATGGTGTAGCGGGGCACGAAGCGCTCGCCGACCACGTTCTTCTCGGTCCGGCCCGGGCCCGGCCACTGGGTGTGCTTCTGGATGAAGACCAGCGCCAGGTGCACGGTGACCAGGCCGAGCAGGATCAGCGGCAGCAGGAACACGTGCAGGATGTACAGGCGGGACAGAATGATCTCGCCGGGGAACTCGCCGCCGAACAGCGACGTGGTCACCCAGGAGCCGATCACCGGGATGGACAGCATGATCGCCGAGGCGATGCGCAGGCCGGTGCCGGACAGCGCGTCGTCGGGCAGCGAGTAGCCGGCGAAGCCCTCGGTGAAGCCCAGCCAGAACATGCTCAGACCGATGATCCAGTTGAGCTCGCGCGGCTTGCGGAACGCGCCGGTCATGAAGATCCGGAACATGTGCACCACGATGGCGGCCATGAACAGCAGCGCCGCCCAGTGGTGCATCTGCCGCATGATCAGGCCGCCGCGCACGTCGAACGACAGGTCCAGCGCCGTCTCGTACGCCCGGGACATCTGCACGCCCTGCAGCGGCAGGTACGACCCGTCGTAGTGCACCTCCTGCATGGAGGGCTCGAAGAACAGCGCGAGGAACGTGCCGGTCAGCAGCAGGATGATGAACGAGAACAGCGCGATCTCGCCCAGCAGGAACGACCAGTGGTCCGGGAACACCTTGTTCAGCATCGAGCGCAGCGGGGTCGCGACCGGCAGGCGGGTGTCCACCTCCTGCGCGGCCTTGCCCGGGAGCGCCTTGAAATCGAGCTTGCGACGCTTCATGGCGATCAGTCCTTCTCCCAGAACGCCGGTCCGACCGGCACCTTGTAGTCGCCGGTGGCAACCAGGTAGCCCTCCGCGTCCACGCTGATGGGCAGCATGGGCAGCGACCGCGTGGCCGGGCCGAAGATCGGCCGGGCGTTGTCGGTGATGAGGAACTGCGACTGGTGGCACGGGCAGAGCAGGCGGTTGGTCTGCTGCTCGTAGAGGCTGGCCGGGCAGCCCGCGTGGGTGCAGATCTTCGAGTACGCCACGAAGCTGCTCCAGGTGCTGCCCTGGTTGATGTTGTACAGCTGGCCGTTGAGCAGCGCCGCGTCGTCCTCACGCAGGTGGATCAGCAGCGTGGGCGAGTCGGCGTAGTGGTTGCTGGCGCCGCCCGGGATGTGCGGGAACACCGTGATCTGGCCGCCGGTGCTGACCTCCTCCGGCCGGATGAGCGTCTCGTCGTCGCGCATCAGGCGGATCGGATTCTGCGGCGTGGCGCCGGCGAACCCGGTCTTGAAGAGGATGTCCGGGTGGTGCGGGTCCTTGATGAGGGCGCCGATCGGCACCGCGGCCGCCACCGCGCCGACGGGCAGCAGGCCCAGCAGGGACAGCTTCAGCAGCGGGCGGCGGGACAGGCCGAACTCCTCGCCGATGAACTGCAGCGTGTTGCCGGTGAGCTTCTGCTGCACGGGGTCGGACGGGCCGTCGTGCCGCTCCTGGATCGCGATCTCGTGCGGCAGCAGCTTCTTGCCCCAGGTCAGGATGCCCAGGCCGATGCCGAGCAGGGCCAGGCCCAGGGTGAGGCCCAGGATCGGGGTGTAGAGCTTGCTGGCGTTGGTGCCCAGCTCGTACTCCCAAGGCCACCAGATGAACGCCACCAGGAAGGCGGTCGCCGCGAGGCCGGTCAGGATGAAGAAGAACGCGACGATGCGGACCATCCGCTTCTCGCCCTTCGAGCCCGGCGCATACTGCGGCTCGTAGTGGACGATCTCCACGCCGTCGCGGCGCGCGCCCTCGCGCACGATGTCGAACCGGGTGAGTTCCGGGTCGTTCAGGTCGACGCCCGAGGCGTCGCGCACCTGGGTGCTCGTGTCACTCATGACTTACCTGCAATCCAAAGCGAGGCGAAGACCAGGGCGACCACACCGACCAGGAAGATCGCGAGGCCCTCGGTCACCGGACCGAAGCGGCCGAGGCCCCAGCCGCCCGGGTCGGCGTCGGTCTTCAGGTTCTGCACGTAGGCGATGATGTCGAACTTGTCCTGCGGGGAGAGCTCGTTGTCACCGAAGACCGGCATGTTCTGCGGGCCGGTCAGCATCGCGGCGTAGATCTGCCGGTCCGTGGCGGGCTCCAGGGTCGGCGCGTACTTGCCGCTG
The Catellatospora sp. IY07-71 DNA segment above includes these coding regions:
- a CDS encoding cytochrome P450, giving the protein MQTLATAEGRADPYPLYERLRAAGPVLPLGEGFAVVTGYAEADQVLRGAGFRVTDEAALDGSLPGWRSVASWRWLSRTMLWRNAPDHTRLRRLAGSAFTPRRVAALRADVTALAEGLIAPLAAAGEPADFMDAVAYPLPVSVICALLGVPDADRDWFRPRAHDLTLALEVFAGDPDELARADAASDELGEYFVELLARRQREPGDDMISDLLAAGAAGEAGGAELVAHLVLLLIAGFETTTNLLGNGLAVLLDQPEHAARLRARPELVDAYVEEMLRYDPPVQVTSRYAAQDAELAGVAVPAGTELLVVLAAAGRDPRRFAEPHRFLPERAGVPSLSFGAGPHYCLGAPLARLEAQLAFPLLLDRLPGLRAAGPATRRDRLGFRGYTHLPVTP
- a CDS encoding cytochrome bc complex cytochrome b subunit — protein: MKRRKLDFKALPGKAAQEVDTRLPVATPLRSMLNKVFPDHWSFLLGEIALFSFIILLLTGTFLALFFEPSMQEVHYDGSYLPLQGVQMSRAYETALDLSFDVRGGLIMRQMHHWAALLFMAAIVVHMFRIFMTGAFRKPRELNWIIGLSMFWLGFTEGFAGYSLPDDALSGTGLRIASAIMLSIPVIGSWVTTSLFGGEFPGEIILSRLYILHVFLLPLILLGLVTVHLALVFIQKHTQWPGPGRTEKNVVGERFVPRYTIKQAGFFMLVFAVIALMGGLFQINPIWLFGPYEAAVVSAGSQPDWYVMFLDGSTRLMPAWDIRVFGYNIPPLFWPTVVLPGILTILPMAYPWIERRWKKDYASHNLLQRPRDVPDRTGLAAMAFAFYMVLTISGGNDIVADKFHISLNAMTWAGRVGLLVLPPLAYYFARRLSLGLQQHDREVLAHGVETGIIKRLPDGRFVEVHQPLVEPDAHGHTDLPYVGWTVPKKMNRLGALGPAVRGFFRPIEQPAPPAQQPEQREEITTGKH
- a CDS encoding ubiquinol-cytochrome c reductase iron-sulfur subunit, whose product is MSDTSTQVRDASGVDLNDPELTRFDIVREGARRDGVEIVHYEPQYAPGSKGEKRMVRIVAFFFILTGLAATAFLVAFIWWPWEYELGTNASKLYTPILGLTLGLALLGIGLGILTWGKKLLPHEIAIQERHDGPSDPVQQKLTGNTLQFIGEEFGLSRRPLLKLSLLGLLPVGAVAAAVPIGALIKDPHHPDILFKTGFAGATPQNPIRLMRDDETLIRPEEVSTGGQITVFPHIPGGASNHYADSPTLLIHLREDDAALLNGQLYNINQGSTWSSFVAYSKICTHAGCPASLYEQQTNRLLCPCHQSQFLITDNARPIFGPATRSLPMLPISVDAEGYLVATGDYKVPVGPAFWEKD